In the genome of Pseudorasbora parva isolate DD20220531a chromosome 10, ASM2467924v1, whole genome shotgun sequence, one region contains:
- the gjb9a gene encoding gap junction protein beta 9a, producing MNWSGLQALLSGVNKYSTVLGRVWLSVVFVFRVLVFVVVAQRVWGDENFVCNTMQPGCTNVCYDSTFPISHIRLWALQLIFVTCPSLMVVAHVKYREEKDKKYIAVHKGNHLYANPGIKRGGLWWTYLFSLIFKAVFDAAFLYILHHIYNGYDLPRLTKCSLDPCPNTVDCFISRPTEKKIFTLFMVASSALCIFMCICEMLYLIGKRILKYCMRSESPPRRSRPDPTLSSSQTLAHENERTPK from the coding sequence ATGAACTGGTCAGGACTGCAGGCCCTTCTGAGCGGGGTCAATAAATACTCAACAGTACTTGGTCGAGTGTGGCTGTCCGTGGTGTTTGTGTTCCGTGTTCTGGTGTTTGTGGTGGTGGCTCAGCGGGTTTGGGGCGACGAGAACTTTGTGTGCAACACCATGCAGCCCGGCTGCACCAACGTCTGCTACGACAGCACATTCCCCATCTCTCACATCCGTCTGTGGGCCTTACAGCTCATCTTTGTCACATGTCCGTCACTCATGGTCGTAGCCCACGTCAAATACAGAGAGGAAAAGGACAAGAAGTACATTGCCGTTCACAAGGGCAACCATTTATACGCCAACCCTGGAATAAAACGCGGGGGCCTTTGGTGGACCTACCTGTTTAGCTTGATCTTTAAAGCGGTGTTTGATGCCGCCTTTCTCTATATTCTTCACCACATCTATAATGGCTATGACCTCCCCCGCCTCACCAAGTGCTCGCTGGACCCTTGTCCCAATACGGTGGATTGTTTCATCTCACGCCCTACAGAGAAGAAAATCTTCACGTTATTCATGGTGGCCTCCTCTGCTCTCTGCATCTTTATGTGTATCTGTGAAATGCTTTATCTCATTGGAAAGCGTATACTGAAATACTGTATGAGGTCAGAGTCACCACCACGACGATCAAGACCTGATCCCACTCTCTCCAGCAGCCAAACCTTGGCTCACGAAAATGAAAGGACACCAAAATAG